ACGCTGGTCAGGAACGGGATTTCTTGTAGCTGAAGATTTATTGTTGACTAATAATCATGTTTTGCCTAGCTCAAATCTACTGGCAGATACAATTTTTCGTTTTAACTACGAAGAGAATTTTCAGGGGGAAGCTCAACCAACTGATGAGTATCGCCCTAAACCCAATGGAGCTTTTCATACCAACCAAGCTCTTGATTACACTTTAGTTCAACTCGGAGGAGAGCCGGGAAAAAAATGGGGTTGGTTGCCACTAGCATCTAAAGCGATTAATATTGGTAGCCGAGTTAATATAATTCAGCACCCATCAGGGCAACCTAAACAGATTTCACTTCAGAACAATTTTGTTCAATATGTGGGCGGTAATGTGGTGCAGTATATAACCTCTACCTTGCAAGGCTCCTCTGGTTCTCCAGTTTTTAATGATGGTTGGCAGATTGTTGCTCTACACCATGCTGGGGGTAATATTCCTGAACCAACAACTCAGCAGCATTACTTTAGAAATGAGGGGATAAAGATGGAGAGCATCTTAGCCGATTTACCCCTGGAGCTTGTAGACTTGCTTAAAGCGGCAACTATTACCTCATTTTAAAGAGGTTTTACAAGTATTTAAAGTTCGACAAGTATGAATATCAAATCCCAATTGCTAGAGTTACTAGTAAAAATGCCAAATACTCAAACTGTTGGAGAGCGTAGAGCACTCTTGACTTTCACGGGATTTGATTATCTAAATATTAGAATAAATGAAATTCAAAGCAATAATCTTTCCTTTTTTAATGAGTTGATTGAACTGATATTATCGGAAGGACAAGATAAATTATTAAATTTTATTAGAGCGCTCGCTGATAGTGAATTTATTGGTTTAGAATTTCGGCAAAAATTCAATGCTATCATTATAAAAATTTCGTCTCTAGAACCTCAAAAATTTAATAGTGAATTTATCGAGCAGAAGAATACTCAATCAGTTAATATTATTTCTATTAGCAGCCGAAGTGAAGAAAGCTTAGAAGAACAACAAGATACAAAGTTGCCTGTTCCAGCAATTCTGGGAACTCAGTCTTTTGAATTTACAGTTGTGATAGTAGATCCCCAAGGTAAAGAAATTAAACGTAGTCGAAGACAAAATTACTACTTAACTCAAGACCTTGGTAACGGGGTAAGTTTAGAAATGGTCTATATTCCAGGTGGAGAATTTTGGATGGGTTCACTAGAATCTGAAGGAAAGCGATACTCTAATGAAAGACCTCAACATAAAGTAACAGTCAAACCATTTTTGATAAGCAAGTATGCGATTACACAAGCACAATGGAGGGAAGTTGCTACTTTGCGAGAAGTTCGTCAAAACTTAAAACTTCGCCCCTCACGCAACGGAGGAAAAAGTCATCCTGTTACCCAAGTTTCTTGGTTTGATGCTG
The Nostoc punctiforme PCC 73102 genome window above contains:
- a CDS encoding trypsin-like peptidase domain-containing protein, whose protein sequence is MVNLEAEDRKQLITLLKELPELATERSRQQILELAGLKQVIPMINLSGASFVAVSEIVSYLSNYGRLTYDHEALGLFLNTLKSLTGAQQQEFLDMLLTKYDMMTPIAILPAINEWRGGKTTSDVLEKIIGENTLRPISFLQQGLQVARSVAYIGVITSQERWSGTGFLVAEDLLLTNNHVLPSSNLLADTIFRFNYEENFQGEAQPTDEYRPKPNGAFHTNQALDYTLVQLGGEPGKKWGWLPLASKAINIGSRVNIIQHPSGQPKQISLQNNFVQYVGGNVVQYITSTLQGSSGSPVFNDGWQIVALHHAGGNIPEPTTQQHYFRNEGIKMESILADLPLELVDLLKAATITSF
- a CDS encoding SUMF1/EgtB/PvdO family nonheme iron enzyme, with protein sequence MNIKSQLLELLVKMPNTQTVGERRALLTFTGFDYLNIRINEIQSNNLSFFNELIELILSEGQDKLLNFIRALADSEFIGLEFRQKFNAIIIKISSLEPQKFNSEFIEQKNTQSVNIISISSRSEESLEEQQDTKLPVPAILGTQSFEFTVVIVDPQGKEIKRSRRQNYYLTQDLGNGVSLEMVYIPGGEFWMGSLESEGKRYSNERPQHKVTVKPFLISKYAITQAQWREVATLREVRQNLKLRPSRNGGKSHPVTQVSWFDAVEFCDRLSEKTGKQYRLASEAEWEYACRAGTTTPFHFGETITSDLANYDGRYSYGSERKGIYREITTPIGSLQVANFFGLFDMHGNVWEWCLDHWHENYNNAPNNRDSLRDSSDNQIHVMRGGSWRNDPYLCRSSSRLQKIASEMSNHIGFRIVCSL